A stretch of the Thalassotalea euphylliae genome encodes the following:
- a CDS encoding GNAT family N-acetyltransferase has product MIIRDYLEKDWARICEIHDSARLDELRGASLESAFLPLEVAAENEDLFEYEILIAEQNDQVVGFIAYDKEEIAWLYVDPTTYRSGIGKALVKAVIGSPARIFSIEVLKGNNAALAFYKSLGFIETGMASGQMPGNEKYEVTVHELNNNKEPNRLLNK; this is encoded by the coding sequence ATGATAATTCGTGATTATTTAGAAAAAGACTGGGCCCGTATCTGCGAGATACACGACTCAGCTCGATTAGATGAACTGCGAGGTGCCTCACTAGAAAGTGCGTTCTTACCACTGGAAGTAGCTGCAGAGAATGAAGATTTGTTTGAATATGAAATATTGATTGCTGAGCAAAATGATCAAGTTGTTGGGTTTATTGCATATGACAAAGAAGAAATTGCTTGGTTATATGTTGATCCAACTACCTATCGCAGTGGCATTGGTAAAGCATTAGTGAAAGCTGTTATTGGGTCACCTGCTCGCATATTTTCAATAGAAGTATTGAAAGGCAATAATGCCGCGTTAGCGTTCTATAAATCGCTTGGCTTTATTGAAACTGGCATGGCTAGTGGTCAAATGCCTGGCAACGAAAAGTATGAAGTAACGGTACACGAGCTAAATAACAATAAAGAGCCTAATAGGCTGTTGAATAAATAA